A stretch of DNA from Amylolactobacillus amylophilus DSM 20533 = JCM 1125:
ACCCGGGACACCGTTATCGATTTAAGTGAAGCCGCCTATTGAGATTAATTACGGCAATGGGTGAGCTTAATTTAGGTGGTACCGCGGTTAATTCGTCCTAGACATTTGTCTAGGACTTTTTTTATTGGAGGATGAACCATGACAGATTTAGCACCGAAATACAATCCGACTGAAGTTGAGGCCGGTCGGTATGAGCAGTGGCTTGAAGAGGGTGTTTTCAAGCCATCGGGCGATAAGAAAGCCAAACCATACTCAATCGTTATTCCACCGCCGAATGTGACAGGAAAGCTGCACTTGGGTCATGCGTGGGATACGACTATTCAGGATACATTAATTAGGATGAAACGGATGCAGGGTTACGACACCCTGTATCTTCCAGGAATGGACCATGCCGGAATTGCGACACAAGCTAAAGTTGAGGCAAAAATGCGGGCCGAGGGTAAGAATAGGCACGAGATGGGCCGCAAAAAATTTGTGGAACAGGTCTGGGCGTGGAAGGACGAGTATGCCGCATTCATTAAATCACAATGGGCTAAGCTCGGATTGTCACTTGACTACGAGCGGGAGCGTTTCACACTTGATGATGGACTTTCAAAGGCCGTGCGGAAGGTTTTCGTCCAACTCTATAACGAAGGATTGATCTATCGCGGTGAATACATCATCAACTGGGATCCACAACTTCAGACAGCGTTGTCCGATATCGAGGTTATTCACCAGGATGACCAAGGAGCCTTCTATCACGTCAATTATCCGTTTGTAGACGGTAGTGGCAGCATTGAGATTGCCACCACCAGGCCGGAAACGATGTTTGGTGATACTGCGGTTGCTGTAAATCCGGATGATGAACGCTACAAGGCACTCGTAGGCAAGGAAGTTCTGTTACCGCTCACCGATAGGAAGATTCCAATCATTGCTGACCAACACGTTGACATGGAGTTTGGTACTGGTTTAGTTAAAATCACGCCGGCACACGACCCCAATGACTTCTTGGTTGGAAATCGGCATAACTTGGCCCGCATCAACGTGATGAACGATGACGGTACGATGAATGAGAATGCCGGCGAATTCAACGGGATGGACAGATTTGCTGCCAGAAAAGCAATTGTGCAGAAACTGGACGATGAGGGCTACCTGTTGCGGACGGATCCAATCGTGCATAGTGTTGGTCACTCTGAGCGCTCCGGTGTACAGGTTGAGCCACGGTTGTCCACGCAATGGTTCGTGAAGATGAAACCATTAGCTGAGGCTTCATTAGCCCACCAAAAAACCGACGATAAGGTTAACTTCATCCCAAATCGGTTCGAACATACATATGAACAGTGGATGGAGAACGTCCACGATTGGGTAATCTCGCGGCAATTATGGTGGGGCCACCGAATCCCAGCCTGGTATCATAAGCAAACCGGTGAGGTTTATGTCGGCGAAGAAGAGCCAAAGGATATTGAGAACTGGACGCAGGATAATGATGTCCTAGATACCTGGTTTTCAAGTGCCTTATGGCCATTCTCAACAATGAACTGGCCTGATACTGATGACGCCGATTTCAAGCGTTACTTCCCGACCAATACGCTAGTGACTGGTTATGATATTATCTTCTTCTGGGTCTCTCGGATGATGTTCCAGAGTCTGAAGTTCACCGGTAAGAGTCCTTTTAATGATGTTGTGATTCATGGTCTTATTCGAGATGAACAAGGCAGAAAGATGAGCAAATCCCTCGGAAACGGAATCGATCCGATGGAAGTCATCGAGAAGTACGGTGCAGATGCATTACGCTGGTTCTTGATGACCGGCTCAACCCCGGGACAGGACACACGCTTCAGTTATGATAAGATGGACGCTGCCTGGAATTTCATCAATAAAATTTGGAATGCCAGCCGGTTCGTGATTATGAACCTGGAAGAAGATGCTGTACCGGCTAGGAAGCCTGATACGACCAAATTTGATTTGTCGGATCGCTGGATTTTTAGCCGCTTGAACCAGACAATTGCGGACGTAATTCGGCTCAGTGACTCCTTCGAATTTGGCGAGTCAGGGCGGATAGTCTACAATTTCATCTGGAATGATTTCTGTGACTGGTACATTGAGATGAGTAAGGTTGTTCTGAACGGCACAGATGAGGAAGCAAAAAGCAATAAACAAGCTAACCTAATTTACGTCCTCGACCAAATTCTGCGTCTGGTTCACCCAACGATGCCATTCGTGACCGAGAAATTATGGCTCTCAATGCCGCACGAGGGTAGCAGCCTGACTGTTGCTGCCTATCCAGAAGTTGATGCTAACTACCAAGACGATGCCGCAGAGAAAGAGATGAACTTCCTGATTGAGTTGATCAAGGCGGTAAGAAATATTCGAGCTGAGGCAAACGCGCCGATGTCTAATTCCATCGATCTTTTAATTCAGGTTGACTCGAATAAAGAGGCCGCAATTATCGAGCACAATACTGACTACCTAGCTAATTTCGTTCACCCAAAGAACCTCAAGGTGGCGACTGAAATTGAAGCACCAAAATTAGCCAAGAATGCTGTGGTCAAAGGTGCACAGGTATTTGTACCACTTGAGGAGTTGGTCGATTTAGGTGAAGAAATTGAGAAGCTCCAGCGGGATCAGGCCAAGCTAAAGGCTGAGATTGCACGGATTGACAAGAAGCTAGGTAACGCAGGCTTCGTTTCTAAGGCACCAGCAGCAGTGGTTGACGAACAGAAGACTAAGCGTGCCGACTATGAGTCTCAGCTAGAGGCGGTCGACGCACGAATTGCAGATTTGAAGGACAATCAATAGTGGATAAGAAACTTAGCAATGAGGCAGAGGCCATTAAATACATCCACCAATTACCACGATTACATCGCAAGAATGACTTGAGCTATGTTAAGCGGGTGCTGGCGTATTTTGGTAATCCGCAGGACCAGATCAAGACTGTTCACATTACGGGAACGAACGGTAAAGGCTCGACGTCTTATTATCTAAATAATCTACTGCAAAAATCCGGGTTCAAGACCGGGCTTTTTGTGTCTCCATTCATTACCGAGTTCAACGAGCGTATCCAACTGAATAGTCAAAACATTCCAAGCGCCGAGCTAGTGAAATTGACTAACCTAGTCCAAAACGCAGTGGCAGCAGTTTCCCAGGAAGATTCATTTGAGCTAACCGAGTTTGAGTTTATTGTGGTGTTAGCGTTCATCTATTTTGCAAAAGAGCGCGTAGATATCGCCATCATCGAGGCTGGAATCGGCGCAAAGCATGATAAAACGAATGTTTTAACACCAGTCGTTTCACTCATTACATCGGTCGGTTTGGACCATGAGCAATTGATTGGTCCAACACTACTAGACATCGCGGCGGAGAAGAGCGGCATCATTAAGCAGAATGTCCCAGTGGTGGTCGGCGAGTTAAGCCCAGATGTCTTGAAGCTGATTAAGGCGACGGCAAAGCGAAACGCTGCCCCTCTGTCTGTCTATGGGCAGGATTTTACGACCAGCGAGAATGCGCACGACCACACATTTAGCTATTCGAATCAGGCTACTGCTAGCACGCTTCATTTCCTGCCACGCCCGGACGTGGAACAGATAGATGTGGCACTTGCTGTGACGGCCTTCGGGATTATTGGTGCGCAACTGATGACGTCCGAGATTGAGGAAAGTATTAACCAGACTTTGGTGCCGGGTCGATACCAGACTGTTCTAAACGAGCCACTCGTGATTGTTGATGGTGCGCACAACGTGCAAGCGATGACTAATTTCTACCGCTATCTCTTGGGCTTGGTCAAAGGGGATGCAACAAAGATTCACTTCTTGGTGACGATGATGCGGGATAAGGATGTCCGTGAAGTCCTTGATGTAATTGCTGCTGCTGATGTGACGCTCACCACGATTGCTAGTCCTCGTGCCGCCCAAAAAACGGATTACGCTGAGTTGGCAATTGATAAGCTACCATTTGAGTCAGATTTCAGACTCGCATATGAAAAGCTTAGGCAAAAGAGTCATGCAGATGATATCATTGCTGTAACGGGTTCGTTTTATTTTGTAACGGATTTTTTACGAGAA
This window harbors:
- a CDS encoding valine--tRNA ligase, translated to MTDLAPKYNPTEVEAGRYEQWLEEGVFKPSGDKKAKPYSIVIPPPNVTGKLHLGHAWDTTIQDTLIRMKRMQGYDTLYLPGMDHAGIATQAKVEAKMRAEGKNRHEMGRKKFVEQVWAWKDEYAAFIKSQWAKLGLSLDYERERFTLDDGLSKAVRKVFVQLYNEGLIYRGEYIINWDPQLQTALSDIEVIHQDDQGAFYHVNYPFVDGSGSIEIATTRPETMFGDTAVAVNPDDERYKALVGKEVLLPLTDRKIPIIADQHVDMEFGTGLVKITPAHDPNDFLVGNRHNLARINVMNDDGTMNENAGEFNGMDRFAARKAIVQKLDDEGYLLRTDPIVHSVGHSERSGVQVEPRLSTQWFVKMKPLAEASLAHQKTDDKVNFIPNRFEHTYEQWMENVHDWVISRQLWWGHRIPAWYHKQTGEVYVGEEEPKDIENWTQDNDVLDTWFSSALWPFSTMNWPDTDDADFKRYFPTNTLVTGYDIIFFWVSRMMFQSLKFTGKSPFNDVVIHGLIRDEQGRKMSKSLGNGIDPMEVIEKYGADALRWFLMTGSTPGQDTRFSYDKMDAAWNFINKIWNASRFVIMNLEEDAVPARKPDTTKFDLSDRWIFSRLNQTIADVIRLSDSFEFGESGRIVYNFIWNDFCDWYIEMSKVVLNGTDEEAKSNKQANLIYVLDQILRLVHPTMPFVTEKLWLSMPHEGSSLTVAAYPEVDANYQDDAAEKEMNFLIELIKAVRNIRAEANAPMSNSIDLLIQVDSNKEAAIIEHNTDYLANFVHPKNLKVATEIEAPKLAKNAVVKGAQVFVPLEELVDLGEEIEKLQRDQAKLKAEIARIDKKLGNAGFVSKAPAAVVDEQKTKRADYESQLEAVDARIADLKDNQ
- a CDS encoding bifunctional folylpolyglutamate synthase/dihydrofolate synthase, producing MDKKLSNEAEAIKYIHQLPRLHRKNDLSYVKRVLAYFGNPQDQIKTVHITGTNGKGSTSYYLNNLLQKSGFKTGLFVSPFITEFNERIQLNSQNIPSAELVKLTNLVQNAVAAVSQEDSFELTEFEFIVVLAFIYFAKERVDIAIIEAGIGAKHDKTNVLTPVVSLITSVGLDHEQLIGPTLLDIAAEKSGIIKQNVPVVVGELSPDVLKLIKATAKRNAAPLSVYGQDFTTSENAHDHTFSYSNQATASTLHFLPRPDVEQIDVALAVTAFGIIGAQLMTSEIEESINQTLVPGRYQTVLNEPLVIVDGAHNVQAMTNFYRYLLGLVKGDATKIHFLVTMMRDKDVREVLDVIAAADVTLTTIASPRAAQKTDYAELAIDKLPFESDFRLAYEKLRQKSHADDIIAVTGSFYFVTDFLREIKEARKSSR